TAGCTGGGCGGAGTAAATAGCAGACTGTGCAAATGTATTCCATAAAAATTGTCCAGCTCGATCGTCCGCGTAAACAAGCGCTTTCATTTTGCTGCCAGTGCTCTTTTCTTGCTTAGCAAGTTCGATGGACATTGCCGACAGTTTTTTGCGTGGACCATATTCCAATGTATTTGGATCAAGCTCCAAAATTTCTTTACCTTTTTTCAAGAAAAACCCTTGCCCGGATTTGCTGCCAAGCCATCCTCTTTCCACCATTGTTTTGAGGAAAGCCGGCACTTCAAAGACTTCTTTCTCTTTCCCATTGACCTTTTCATAGACGTTTCCTGCTACATGATAGAAGGTATCCAAACCTACGACATCAAGAGTGCGGAAAGTCGCACTTTTGGCACGGCCGATTAGCGGTCCTGTAATTGAATCCACTTCACCGACACTGTAGCCGCCTTTTAACATTTCTTCGACTGTCATGAGAAGACCATATGTGCCAATTCTGTTGGCGATAAAGTTTGGTGTATCTTTTGCCACTACAACACCTTTGCCTAAAACATCTTCGCCAAACGTTTTCATAAAGGAGAGGACTTCTGGGTCTGTGTATTGGGTCGGAATGATTTCTAATAATTTCAGGTATCGCGGCGGGTTAAAGAAGTGTGTTCCAAGGAAGTGCTTTTGGAAATCCTCTGAGCGACCTTCCACCATTGCTTCCACTGAGATACCGGATGTGTTTGAACTGATGATGCTGCCAGGCTTTCGGAACTGATCTACCTTATCAAAAATTTGTTTCTTTACGTTTAGGTTTTCAACTACTACTTCGATTACCCAGTCGATATCTTTTAACTTCACTAAATCGTCTTCCAAATTGCCTGCTTCGATTAAAGCTAAATTCTTCTTGGAGGTTAATGGTGCCGGCTTTTGCTTTAATAATTTTTGAATCGATTGGGTGCTAATACGATTTCGTACCTGCATATCCTGTAAGGTAAGGCCTTTTGCTTCTTCTTCTTTTGTCAGTTCACGTGGCACAATATCCAATAATAGTGTTGGAATACCGATATTTGCTAAATGTGCTGCAATACCTGATCCCATAACACCGGAACCTAATACAGCTGCTTTTTTAATCAATTGGCTCAACATTGTCTCCCCCTTCAACACTTGAATGAACACTCATTCATTTTTTTGTTAAAAAAAATTCACCTAATGAATGAGCCTTGTTATTAATAAATATAAAATATTTTAAAAATTTCTGCAATCTATAAACGCGGAAAATTGAAATTTTTTTGAAAAATAATTTTCCCCCCTTGATGCCGATATATTTTTCATATTACGGGTATTCTATCCTTGAGGTGATAATTGCGATGGCAAGAGTGAAAAAAGATCCATCCAAAGCTGGCGTAAGCGCAGCCAGTGTCAAAGGCAATGGCGGACCAGGCGGCGAACACGCTCAAGTTGACAAACAAAACAGCCAAAATAATCAATATAAAAGAGGTTAAAAAATGGGTGTCAGGCACCATGTGAAAATTTCACATGGTGCCTGACACCTAATTTAATTTATTTTATTTTCCTTTCTATTTCTTGGTTGACTGCCGATGCTGTTCGTTGAGTTGTTTGATTTCTTGGATGATTTGTTTCATTTCTTCGCGCGCTTCTGGATAAAGGGAACTCCAGTGTTGGATTAAGGCTGGCATCGATTTTCCGATGTGACTGTAAATTGCCCATGTTTGGACTTTTTCTTTTATATCTTCGCTGCTGTCGCCGACGAGAAGTTCGCTGTATTTTTCTAGTAATGCTTCAAATTGCTGTGCGAATTCTGTTTTCATTGTGGCACCATCTTTCTTTTTTAT
Above is a genomic segment from Neobacillus endophyticus containing:
- a CDS encoding YuzL family protein — translated: MARVKKDPSKAGVSAASVKGNGGPGGEHAQVDKQNSQNNQYKRG
- a CDS encoding DUF2573 family protein; amino-acid sequence: MKTEFAQQFEALLEKYSELLVGDSSEDIKEKVQTWAIYSHIGKSMPALIQHWSSLYPEAREEMKQIIQEIKQLNEQHRQSTKK